From one Clostridia bacterium genomic stretch:
- a CDS encoding DUF177 domain-containing protein, with the protein MLIDLTKVLKESESTLEESGVVDVGALSEDTAMTFPSGARFFVKFKNLMDCVTLSLKCECEYLSECARCLKEVHGTVSFDFESIVKVDDEGGFLLDADAVVIDSSGRLDVNELVLSLLVMQLPMKVLCREDCRGLCPKCGRDLNEGECGCDKHEVDPRLLKLKELLDNDK; encoded by the coding sequence TTGCTTATAGATCTTACGAAAGTATTAAAAGAGTCCGAAAGCACGCTTGAGGAAAGCGGCGTCGTAGACGTCGGCGCACTGTCGGAAGATACGGCGATGACCTTTCCGTCGGGCGCGAGGTTTTTTGTCAAGTTTAAAAACCTTATGGACTGCGTAACTCTTTCGCTTAAATGCGAGTGCGAGTATTTATCCGAATGCGCGCGCTGCCTTAAAGAGGTACACGGCACTGTGTCGTTCGACTTTGAAAGCATTGTAAAGGTCGACGACGAGGGCGGTTTTCTTTTGGACGCGGACGCGGTGGTCATTGATTCGTCGGGCAGGCTCGATGTGAACGAGCTTGTGTTGAGTCTTTTGGTCATGCAGCTTCCAATGAAGGTGCTCTGCCGCGAGGACTGCAGGGGCCTTTGCCCAAAATGTGGCCGCGACCTTAACGAGGGCGAATGCGGGTGCGATAAACATGAAGTCGATCCGAGGCTTTTAAAGCTTAAAGAGCTTTTGGATAACGATAAATAA
- the rpmF gene encoding 50S ribosomal protein L32, translated as MAVPKRKVSKARRDKRRANWKLDLPGMSKCPQCQEIKAPHKACSNCGYYNGRQILKTSEA; from the coding sequence ATGGCAGTACCGAAGAGGAAGGTCTCAAAAGCAAGAAGAGATAAAAGACGTGCAAATTGGAAGCTCGATTTGCCGGGCATGTCAAAATGTCCTCAGTGTCAGGAGATAAAGGCTCCGCATAAGGCTTGCTCCAACTGCGGATACTACAACGGAAGACAGATCTTAA